From a region of the Acidicapsa acidisoli genome:
- a CDS encoding helix-turn-helix domain-containing protein: MSRLQAKLGSRIRELRDLAGVSREEYAAKVRLSSRRIASIELGKGWPRPDALERIAKSFGLEVRDLFDFSAPRILPRKSL; the protein is encoded by the coding sequence GTGTCCAGACTGCAGGCCAAGCTCGGATCGAGAATACGCGAACTACGAGACTTGGCGGGCGTCAGCCGAGAAGAATATGCCGCTAAAGTGCGGCTCAGTTCCCGGCGGATCGCCTCGATCGAACTCGGTAAGGGATGGCCGAGGCCAGACGCATTAGAACGAATTGCTAAATCGTTCGGATTGGAAGTGAGGGACTTGTTTGATTTCTCGGCACCTCGAATTCTTCCCCGCAAAAGTCTCTAG